From the genome of Geothrix sp. 21YS21S-4, one region includes:
- a CDS encoding LytTR family DNA-binding domain-containing protein: protein MIRVVVVEDEPLAREHLVELLSELPGVAVVGAAENGRVGLAAIAEHRPDAVFLDIEMPGIKGTELMHLLPEPRPGLVFVTAYPQHAIEAFAGGAVHYLLKPISRIAVAQALSRIRPKDEPLQKEWLRLPVRKKGTTRLLRPEEVDALVADLGDCMAWTAEGRLPVDGTLLHWEERLSDHGFLRVHRNALVRLEAVRELTAEDELILGGGRLSISRRRMEEVRRVLGL, encoded by the coding sequence ATGATCCGCGTCGTGGTCGTCGAGGATGAGCCTCTCGCCCGGGAGCATCTGGTGGAGCTGCTGTCGGAGCTTCCCGGCGTGGCGGTGGTGGGGGCGGCGGAAAACGGGCGGGTGGGTTTGGCCGCCATCGCGGAGCATCGGCCGGACGCGGTGTTCCTCGACATCGAAATGCCGGGGATCAAGGGCACGGAGCTGATGCACCTGCTGCCTGAGCCGCGCCCCGGGCTGGTCTTCGTGACGGCCTATCCCCAGCACGCGATCGAAGCCTTCGCGGGCGGCGCCGTGCACTACCTCCTGAAGCCGATCTCGCGGATCGCGGTGGCCCAGGCGCTCTCGCGCATCCGGCCCAAGGACGAACCGCTCCAGAAGGAGTGGCTCCGCCTGCCCGTGCGGAAAAAGGGGACGACGCGCCTCTTGCGGCCCGAGGAGGTGGACGCGCTGGTGGCGGATCTGGGGGATTGTATGGCGTGGACGGCGGAGGGGCGGCTGCCCGTCGACGGCACGCTGCTCCACTGGGAGGAGCGCCTCTCCGACCACGGGTTTCTGCGCGTCCACCGCAACGCGCTGGTGCGGCTGGAGGCGGTGCGGGAGCTCACGGCGGAAGACGAGTTGATCCTGGGCGGTGGCCGACTTTCCATCAGCCGCCGGCGGATGGAAGAGGTGAGGCGGGTGTTGGGGCTCTGA
- a CDS encoding sensor histidine kinase, with amino-acid sequence MKWRWYWGLWALMGLYMATWDLAMYPSAPWLRTLGVNLLQNGVWGLLGLFLIRLADRHPLEALSRSQWKIWGLHLAASVAAAALGLFVAYLLSVGMEQGSGGRLWDLAMVRKGLPQFYRAYFHTNLLFMWAVVAAFHGLRIYRKYKAREVEAAQLEARFAEAQNLALRMQLQPHFLFNTLNSISALVHANPDGADGMISRLGDFLRMTLDAPPDQFVPLRKELAFIQAYLAIEQVRFQERLQVALDIPPELLDLRVPSFILQPLVENALKHGLSDRQRGGTLRIRASRAAGSLVIEVQDDGEGFKAGREGVGLGNVRARLGLLYKGRHHIDLLGAPSRGTLVTLRLPLDDAGLEAG; translated from the coding sequence ATGAAATGGCGGTGGTACTGGGGCCTCTGGGCGCTCATGGGGCTGTACATGGCCACCTGGGACCTGGCCATGTATCCGTCCGCGCCGTGGCTGCGGACGCTGGGCGTGAACCTCCTCCAGAACGGGGTCTGGGGCCTGCTGGGGCTCTTCCTGATCCGGCTCGCGGATCGCCATCCCCTCGAGGCCTTGTCGCGATCGCAGTGGAAAATCTGGGGGCTGCACCTCGCGGCCAGCGTCGCGGCGGCGGCTTTGGGACTGTTCGTGGCCTACCTCCTCTCCGTGGGAATGGAGCAGGGCAGCGGTGGCCGGCTCTGGGACCTGGCGATGGTCCGCAAGGGGCTGCCGCAGTTCTACCGAGCCTATTTCCACACGAACCTGCTGTTCATGTGGGCCGTGGTGGCCGCGTTCCACGGGCTGCGGATCTACCGGAAGTACAAGGCCCGCGAAGTAGAAGCCGCCCAGCTCGAGGCCCGCTTCGCCGAGGCCCAGAACCTCGCATTGCGGATGCAGCTTCAGCCCCACTTCCTGTTCAACACCCTCAATTCGATCTCGGCCCTGGTCCACGCGAATCCCGACGGCGCCGACGGCATGATCAGCCGCCTGGGCGATTTCCTCCGGATGACGTTGGACGCGCCGCCGGACCAGTTCGTGCCGCTCCGCAAGGAACTGGCCTTCATCCAGGCCTACCTGGCGATCGAACAGGTGCGCTTCCAGGAGCGGCTCCAGGTGGCGCTGGACATCCCGCCGGAGCTGCTGGATTTGCGGGTGCCCAGCTTCATCCTCCAGCCGCTGGTGGAGAACGCCCTCAAGCACGGCCTGTCCGACCGCCAGCGAGGCGGGACGCTGCGGATCCGCGCCTCCCGGGCGGCCGGCAGCCTGGTGATCGAGGTCCAGGATGACGGCGAGGGCTTCAAGGCCGGTCGGGAAGGCGTGGGCCTGGGCAATGTCCGGGCGCGGCTGGGGCTGCTGTACAAGGGGCGCCACCACATCGATCTGCTGGGGGCGCCCAGCCGCGGGACCCTCGTGACCCTGCGCCTTCCGCTGGACGACGCTGGCCTGGAGGCGGGATGA
- a CDS encoding LytTR family DNA-binding domain-containing protein: protein MTLRALLVDDEALARQRIRYLLRATPDVEIAGECAHGLDAVRAIEELAPDLVFLDIQMPELDGFGVVEAVGPDRMPPTLFVTAYDQHALRAFEVHALDYLLKPFSPERFHQALERARRWCGERAAPQRPDLEALMAGLRRERPWVDRLLVKQGDRHFLVKTAALQWIEAEDNYVRLHVEGTSHLLRQTLSGLLARLDPAQFRRIHRSAIVNLDCIKEFQPWTGGDYLVIMRDGTRLTLSRTFREQFGEWL, encoded by the coding sequence ATGACCCTGCGCGCCCTGCTCGTGGACGACGAGGCCCTGGCCCGGCAGCGGATCCGCTACCTGCTGCGGGCGACGCCCGACGTCGAGATCGCGGGCGAATGCGCCCACGGCCTGGATGCCGTCAGGGCCATCGAGGAGCTGGCGCCGGATCTGGTCTTCCTGGACATCCAGATGCCGGAGCTGGACGGCTTCGGCGTGGTGGAGGCGGTGGGCCCCGACCGGATGCCGCCCACGCTGTTCGTCACGGCCTACGATCAGCACGCCCTGCGGGCCTTCGAGGTCCACGCCCTCGACTACCTCCTCAAGCCCTTCTCGCCGGAGCGCTTTCATCAGGCCCTGGAGCGGGCCCGGCGCTGGTGCGGGGAGCGGGCCGCCCCCCAGCGTCCTGACCTGGAGGCGCTGATGGCGGGCCTCCGGCGGGAGCGCCCCTGGGTGGACCGCCTGCTGGTGAAGCAGGGGGACCGCCACTTCCTGGTGAAGACCGCGGCGCTCCAGTGGATCGAGGCGGAGGACAACTACGTCCGGCTGCACGTGGAGGGCACGTCGCACCTCCTCCGCCAGACGCTGTCGGGCCTGCTGGCGCGGCTCGATCCCGCCCAGTTCCGCCGCATCCACCGCTCCGCCATCGTGAACCTGGATTGCATCAAGGAATTCCAGCCCTGGACCGGCGGCGACTACCTCGTGATCATGCGCGACGGCACCCGGCTGACCCTGAGCCGCACCTTCCGCGAGCAGTTCGGCGAATGGCTGTGA
- a CDS encoding energy transducer TonB, whose translation MSHSVPSSFPVPVRRSTPESASSSQAATSLEDLVYVPSLLGPNAPLRRGNRGWAMGLSLAIYGILGTGVVIIGAQSAELVATPRIVSVDLIEEIPLLAPPPPPPPAPVTQSSGPVRTAETTESQPIVPEVPTEIPVPSTPVASFGGSGVTGGVPGGVAGGVAGGAVGGVVGGTVGGIVPPKFDAAYLQNPAPDYPSLSRRLREEGRVVLRVLVKEDGSPERIELKQTSGHNRLDQAALDAVRRWRFTPARRGSDQLAAWVLVPLSFSLEA comes from the coding sequence ATGTCCCATTCGGTTCCCTCTTCCTTTCCCGTTCCCGTGCGCCGTTCGACTCCGGAATCCGCCTCTTCTTCCCAGGCTGCGACCTCCCTGGAGGACTTGGTCTATGTGCCCTCCCTGCTCGGCCCCAATGCCCCTCTGCGGCGGGGCAATCGGGGCTGGGCCATGGGGTTGAGCCTGGCGATCTACGGCATCCTGGGCACCGGCGTGGTGATCATCGGCGCGCAATCGGCGGAGCTGGTGGCCACCCCGAGGATCGTCAGCGTGGACCTGATCGAGGAGATCCCCCTCCTGGCTCCGCCGCCTCCCCCTCCGCCGGCTCCCGTGACCCAGTCGTCCGGGCCGGTCCGCACGGCCGAGACCACGGAGTCCCAGCCCATCGTCCCCGAGGTCCCCACGGAGATTCCTGTGCCCTCCACCCCCGTGGCCTCGTTTGGAGGCTCCGGCGTCACCGGCGGCGTGCCGGGGGGGGTGGCCGGCGGCGTCGCGGGAGGAGCCGTGGGCGGCGTGGTGGGTGGCACCGTCGGGGGGATCGTCCCTCCCAAGTTCGACGCGGCCTATCTCCAGAACCCGGCCCCCGACTATCCCTCCCTGTCCCGCCGCCTGCGGGAGGAGGGACGGGTGGTTCTCCGCGTCCTCGTGAAGGAGGACGGTTCCCCCGAGCGCATCGAACTGAAGCAGACCAGCGGGCACAACCGCCTGGACCAGGCCGCTCTGGACGCCGTCCGCCGCTGGCGCTTCACGCCGGCCCGGCGGGGATCCGACCAGCTGGCCGCCTGGGTGCTCGTTCCCCTCAGCTTCTCCCTGGAAGCCTAG
- a CDS encoding 3-isopropylmalate dehydratase large subunit, with protein MGMTVVEKILARAAGLPSVKAGDVVEPKVDLAMSHENAALVINQFHEVFQGTGLAPKVWDPSRVAIIFDHRVPAESPKTATNQKKIRGFVAEHGITKFHDIRGDVGGICHQILPEYGYVRPGYVVVGTDSHTTSHGALGAFSFGVGATEMASAWSLGYAVNIEVPATIKVVVTGEFPPFVGPKDLILHLIGKLTAQGANFKVLEFHGETIRKMSTSGRIAICNMSVEAGATSGIVPGDAETVRYLRDEAGVTEGIPCVSADPEATYVQTVHIDVSALVPQIACPHMVDNVKPVDQVAGTKVQQIVIGSCTNGRLDDLADAAAILRGKKVAQGTRMLVFPASSKIFAQALDKGYVRDLMAAGAVVMNSGCGPCLGVHEGALGDHEVALSTTNRNFKGRMGNPTGEVYLCSPSVAAASALTGAITDPRKGA; from the coding sequence ATGGGCATGACAGTCGTCGAGAAGATCCTGGCCCGCGCGGCGGGCCTTCCCTCCGTGAAGGCGGGGGACGTGGTGGAGCCCAAGGTGGACCTCGCCATGTCCCACGAGAACGCGGCGCTGGTGATCAACCAGTTCCACGAGGTCTTCCAGGGGACCGGCCTCGCGCCCAAGGTGTGGGATCCCTCCCGGGTCGCCATCATCTTCGACCACCGCGTGCCGGCCGAATCCCCCAAGACCGCCACCAACCAGAAGAAGATCCGCGGGTTCGTCGCCGAGCACGGCATCACGAAGTTCCACGACATCCGCGGCGACGTGGGCGGCATCTGCCACCAGATCCTGCCGGAGTACGGCTACGTCCGCCCGGGCTACGTGGTGGTGGGGACGGACTCCCACACCACCAGCCACGGGGCGCTGGGGGCCTTCAGCTTCGGCGTGGGCGCCACGGAGATGGCCTCCGCCTGGAGCCTGGGCTACGCGGTCAACATCGAGGTTCCGGCCACCATCAAGGTGGTGGTGACGGGCGAGTTCCCGCCCTTCGTCGGCCCCAAGGACCTGATCCTCCACCTCATCGGGAAGCTGACGGCCCAGGGCGCCAACTTCAAGGTCCTGGAATTCCACGGCGAGACCATCCGGAAGATGAGCACCAGCGGGCGCATCGCCATCTGCAACATGAGCGTGGAGGCGGGCGCCACCTCCGGGATCGTGCCCGGCGACGCCGAGACCGTGCGCTACCTGCGGGACGAAGCGGGCGTCACCGAGGGCATCCCCTGCGTGTCGGCGGATCCCGAGGCCACCTACGTCCAGACCGTGCACATCGACGTCTCCGCGCTGGTGCCGCAGATCGCGTGCCCCCACATGGTGGACAACGTGAAGCCGGTGGATCAGGTGGCAGGGACCAAGGTGCAGCAGATCGTCATCGGGAGCTGCACCAACGGCCGCCTGGACGACCTGGCGGACGCCGCGGCCATCCTGCGCGGGAAGAAGGTGGCGCAGGGCACGCGGATGCTGGTGTTCCCGGCGTCGAGCAAGATCTTCGCCCAGGCCCTGGACAAGGGCTACGTCCGCGACCTGATGGCGGCCGGCGCGGTGGTGATGAATTCCGGCTGCGGCCCCTGCCTCGGCGTCCACGAGGGCGCCCTGGGGGACCACGAGGTCGCGCTCAGCACCACCAACCGCAACTTCAAGGGCCGGATGGGCAACCCCACGGGCGAGGTCTATCTCTGCAGCCCCTCGGTGGCCGCGGCCTCCGCCCTCACCGGCGCCATTACCGATCCTCGGAAGGGAGCCTGA
- a CDS encoding sensor histidine kinase produces the protein MAMPSSLMCERDQLQRQRRGSGFWWLYRVGLTFCLLQRPLLSVLNADAWWSVPAALGILAGTFLVWWLAALAVESERMRIEQKRSKGLIAGWKGALPMVLVCLAFVMTIRPFTDLAWHPLLLPLLIFGCMVFVMEQALASQRANFDLLAAREQALRAKLAPHFIFNTLNTLHAQIEQDPRGAQATTERLAQLFRQVIAVADEPTLPLKQELEFVEAYLGIEQARLGDRLRVVIDIPESLETAQIPPLSLQVLVENAVKHGVAPLEQGGEVRIGAERREGVLWIWVEDPGTGVSPQKGTGTALETLRQRLEKPEDLVLDRVEGRHRVGIRWRQA, from the coding sequence ATGGCCATGCCATCCAGCCTGATGTGCGAGCGGGATCAGTTACAACGGCAGCGACGAGGCAGCGGTTTCTGGTGGTTGTATCGTGTCGGGCTCACCTTCTGCCTGTTGCAACGGCCCCTCCTGTCCGTCCTGAACGCCGATGCCTGGTGGTCGGTTCCCGCTGCCCTGGGCATCCTGGCCGGCACCTTTCTCGTCTGGTGGCTGGCCGCCCTTGCGGTTGAATCCGAGCGGATGCGGATTGAGCAGAAGCGCTCCAAGGGACTCATCGCCGGCTGGAAGGGCGCTCTGCCGATGGTTCTGGTCTGCCTCGCCTTCGTGATGACGATCCGTCCCTTTACGGATCTGGCCTGGCATCCTCTTCTCCTGCCCCTGCTGATCTTCGGATGCATGGTCTTCGTCATGGAGCAGGCACTGGCCTCCCAGCGCGCGAATTTCGATCTGCTGGCTGCCCGGGAACAAGCCCTGCGCGCCAAGCTGGCACCGCACTTCATCTTCAACACGCTGAATACGCTCCACGCGCAGATCGAGCAGGATCCCCGAGGGGCGCAGGCCACCACCGAGCGCCTCGCCCAGCTCTTCCGCCAGGTCATTGCCGTGGCGGATGAGCCCACGCTTCCCCTCAAGCAGGAACTGGAGTTTGTCGAAGCCTACCTGGGCATTGAGCAGGCGCGGCTGGGGGACCGGCTCCGGGTCGTCATCGATATCCCCGAATCCCTGGAGACCGCGCAGATCCCGCCCCTGTCCCTGCAGGTGCTGGTGGAGAATGCGGTGAAACACGGTGTGGCGCCCTTGGAGCAGGGCGGGGAGGTGCGCATCGGTGCCGAGCGCAGAGAGGGCGTGCTCTGGATCTGGGTAGAGGATCCCGGCACCGGAGTCAGTCCCCAGAAGGGCACGGGCACCGCGCTGGAGACTCTGCGCCAGCGGCTTGAGAAACCTGAGGACCTGGTATTGGACAGGGTGGAGGGGAGGCACCGGGTGGGCATTCGGTGGAGGCAGGCATGA
- the purD gene encoding phosphoribosylamine--glycine ligase — protein sequence MKILLLGSGGREHALALKLKAASTPVDLVSAPGSDALAELGTCVSLDLEDPASVAAWCTAHRPDLVVAGPELPLVGGVADAVRALGIPVFGHDAATARLEGSKAFAKDFMVRHGIPCAASHTVADLEEGEALIHRWSYGYPIVLKADGLAAGKGVVLAQNEAEALETFRAFMAGQFGDASRTVVFEEPLVGMELSLHVLVNADADRGTCALLPACQDHKRIFEGDRGPNTGGMGAFGPIPFLRPEDVARMHVELVEPTVQGLRRDGLTARGVLFLGVMWTASGPKLLEYNVRFGDPETQVLMQLLDEDLAGLLLEVAEGRLASRDVKLKPHTAIAMVLAAEDYPEGAKKGVPISIETPAATVIHAGTRKQDGQWVTNGGRVLNLAASAPDLAAARAALEAALPHVQWPGMQLRRDIGLKALAHAQAGKTVQDAW from the coding sequence ATGAAGATCCTGCTCCTCGGTTCGGGCGGCCGGGAACACGCGCTGGCCCTCAAGCTGAAGGCCGCTTCCACCCCCGTGGACCTGGTGTCGGCGCCGGGGAGCGACGCTCTCGCGGAATTGGGCACCTGCGTTTCCCTCGATCTGGAGGATCCCGCTTCGGTTGCGGCCTGGTGCACTGCCCACCGGCCGGACCTGGTGGTGGCCGGGCCCGAGTTGCCGCTGGTGGGGGGCGTGGCGGATGCCGTCCGGGCGTTGGGCATCCCGGTCTTCGGCCACGACGCGGCCACGGCCCGCCTGGAAGGGAGCAAGGCCTTCGCCAAGGATTTCATGGTGCGCCACGGCATCCCCTGTGCCGCCAGCCACACCGTCGCGGATCTGGAAGAGGGCGAAGCCCTGATTCACAGGTGGTCCTACGGCTATCCCATCGTCCTCAAGGCGGATGGGCTGGCCGCGGGAAAAGGCGTGGTGCTGGCCCAGAATGAAGCGGAGGCCCTGGAGACCTTCCGGGCGTTCATGGCGGGCCAGTTCGGCGACGCCAGCCGCACGGTGGTGTTCGAGGAGCCGCTGGTGGGGATGGAGTTGTCCCTGCACGTCCTGGTGAATGCGGACGCCGATCGCGGGACCTGCGCCCTGCTGCCCGCCTGCCAGGACCACAAGCGGATCTTCGAAGGGGACCGCGGACCCAACACCGGCGGGATGGGCGCCTTCGGGCCCATTCCCTTCCTCAGGCCGGAAGATGTGGCGCGGATGCACGTCGAACTGGTGGAACCGACGGTCCAGGGGCTTCGCCGGGACGGGCTGACGGCCCGGGGCGTGTTGTTCCTGGGTGTCATGTGGACGGCCTCCGGCCCCAAGCTGCTGGAATACAACGTCCGCTTCGGAGATCCGGAGACCCAGGTCCTGATGCAGCTCCTGGACGAGGATCTGGCTGGGCTCCTCTTGGAAGTCGCCGAAGGCCGGCTGGCTTCCCGCGACGTGAAGCTGAAGCCCCACACCGCCATCGCCATGGTGCTGGCGGCGGAGGACTATCCGGAAGGCGCCAAGAAGGGCGTGCCCATTTCCATCGAAACCCCCGCCGCCACCGTGATCCACGCCGGCACCCGAAAGCAGGATGGACAGTGGGTGACGAATGGAGGCCGCGTGCTGAACCTCGCCGCCTCCGCCCCGGACCTCGCCGCAGCCCGTGCAGCCTTGGAAGCCGCGCTGCCCCACGTCCAGTGGCCCGGCATGCAGCTCCGCCGGGACATCGGACTGAAGGCCCTGGCGCACGCTCAGGCGGGGAAGACCGTTCAGGACGCCTGGTAA
- a CDS encoding CaiB/BaiF CoA-transferase family protein has translation MVKILEGIKVLDLTNVLSGPFTTLHMALLGAEVIKVENPKDGDLARKLGILPDLNKKLMGTSFLAQNCNKKSITLNTKSAEGKALFRKLVKDADVVVENFRPGVMERLGIGYRSLAELNPRLIYCAISGFGQTGPDALKPAYDQIIQGLSGEMAVNGDERLNPLRTGFPVCDTVGGLNAAFAVMAALFHRERTGQGQSIDVALLDSIMPLMGWVAANLLIGGEQPALMGNDNFTAAPSGTFKTLDGHINIAANKQEQWESVCDVLEVPELKADPRFQERDTRKKNRQALTPLLEVRLTLKPTAFWVQALNAKDVPSGEILSLEAALRQPQIRHREVLRKVDVRGVGEVEVFGLTPLFEKTPGSVDAPPPLLGEHNAEIYGGLGLGEADLADLKSKGVI, from the coding sequence ATGGTGAAGATTCTCGAAGGCATCAAGGTCCTGGACCTCACCAACGTCCTGTCCGGGCCGTTCACCACGCTCCACATGGCGCTGCTCGGGGCGGAGGTGATCAAGGTTGAGAATCCCAAGGACGGCGACCTGGCCCGCAAGCTGGGCATTCTGCCGGACCTGAACAAGAAGCTGATGGGCACCAGCTTCCTGGCCCAGAACTGCAACAAGAAATCCATCACCCTGAACACCAAGTCGGCGGAGGGCAAGGCGCTGTTCCGCAAGCTGGTGAAGGACGCGGACGTGGTGGTGGAGAACTTCCGCCCCGGCGTCATGGAGCGCCTGGGGATCGGCTACCGGTCGCTGGCAGAACTGAATCCGCGGTTGATCTACTGCGCCATTTCGGGGTTCGGGCAGACCGGCCCCGATGCGCTGAAGCCGGCCTACGACCAGATCATCCAGGGGCTGTCCGGCGAGATGGCCGTCAACGGCGACGAGCGCCTCAATCCGCTCCGCACAGGCTTTCCCGTGTGCGACACCGTGGGCGGCCTGAACGCGGCCTTCGCGGTGATGGCGGCCCTCTTCCACCGCGAGCGGACGGGACAGGGCCAGTCCATCGACGTGGCCCTGCTGGACAGCATCATGCCCCTCATGGGCTGGGTGGCGGCCAACCTCCTGATCGGCGGCGAGCAGCCGGCGCTGATGGGCAACGACAACTTCACCGCGGCTCCCAGCGGCACGTTCAAGACGCTGGATGGGCACATCAACATCGCGGCCAACAAGCAGGAGCAGTGGGAGTCCGTCTGCGACGTGCTGGAGGTGCCCGAGCTGAAGGCCGATCCGCGCTTCCAGGAACGGGACACCCGCAAGAAGAACCGCCAGGCGCTGACGCCCCTCCTGGAGGTCCGGCTCACCCTGAAGCCCACCGCCTTCTGGGTGCAGGCGCTGAATGCGAAGGACGTGCCCAGCGGAGAGATCCTGAGTTTGGAAGCGGCGCTTCGCCAGCCGCAGATCCGTCACCGCGAGGTCCTGCGCAAGGTGGACGTGCGGGGTGTGGGCGAGGTCGAGGTCTTCGGCCTGACGCCCCTGTTCGAGAAGACGCCGGGGTCCGTGGATGCCCCGCCACCGCTCCTGGGCGAGCACAACGCCGAGATCTACGGCGGGCTGGGCCTGGGCGAGGCCGACCTGGCCGATCTGAAATCCAAGGGCGTCATCTGA
- a CDS encoding 3-isopropylmalate dehydratase, whose product MAKVILALGNDISTDDIYPGRFMATVLPTETPQFAFFDRTEFNAQLKAKVFPAGSIIVGGENFGCGSSREQACSTLKGYEVAVVAKSISRIFLQNSINLGLQVVICPDLEASEGDDLDIGADQVVNRTTGKAYAQVKLPAARKGIMDAGGLIPYTRARLMARG is encoded by the coding sequence ATGGCCAAGGTCATCCTCGCGCTCGGGAACGACATCAGCACCGACGACATCTATCCGGGCCGCTTCATGGCGACGGTGCTTCCCACGGAGACGCCCCAGTTCGCCTTTTTCGACCGCACGGAGTTCAACGCCCAGCTCAAGGCGAAGGTCTTTCCGGCCGGATCGATCATCGTGGGCGGCGAGAACTTCGGGTGCGGGTCCAGCCGCGAGCAGGCCTGCTCCACGCTGAAGGGCTACGAGGTCGCCGTGGTCGCCAAGAGCATCTCGCGCATCTTCCTCCAGAACAGCATCAACCTGGGCCTTCAGGTGGTGATCTGCCCCGACCTCGAAGCCTCCGAAGGCGACGATCTCGACATCGGAGCGGACCAGGTGGTCAACCGCACCACCGGAAAGGCCTACGCCCAGGTGAAGCTCCCCGCCGCCCGCAAGGGCATCATGGACGCCGGCGGCCTCATCCCCTACACCCGCGCCCGGCTGATGGCGCGAGGCTGA
- the tpx gene encoding thiol peroxidase: MATITLNGQPIRTSGELPTVGFATPDFTLTRTDLQDLTNVSLEGKRVLLSIFPSLDTALCAHSMRTFDALTKDLVDTVLLCVSMDLPFAQDLFCGSERLERAIPVSAFRHPNFGKAFGITLQEGPLRGLLARAVVALDENGTVVHTQLVPELTDEPDYDLAIHAIRNHHHPCPEDAFDSSE, translated from the coding sequence ATGGCGACGATCACCCTGAACGGCCAGCCCATCCGCACCAGCGGCGAACTCCCCACCGTCGGATTCGCCACCCCCGACTTCACGCTGACGCGGACGGATCTCCAGGACCTCACCAACGTCTCGCTGGAGGGCAAGCGTGTCCTCCTGAGCATCTTCCCCAGCCTCGACACGGCCCTGTGCGCCCACAGCATGCGGACCTTCGACGCCCTCACCAAGGACCTCGTGGATACGGTCCTGCTGTGCGTCTCCATGGACCTGCCCTTCGCGCAGGATCTCTTCTGCGGGAGCGAGCGCCTGGAGCGCGCGATTCCCGTCTCCGCCTTCCGCCACCCGAACTTCGGAAAGGCGTTCGGCATCACCCTGCAGGAAGGTCCCCTGCGGGGCCTGCTCGCCCGCGCCGTGGTGGCCCTGGACGAGAACGGCACCGTCGTCCACACCCAGCTCGTGCCCGAGCTGACGGACGAGCCCGACTACGACCTCGCCATCCACGCCATCCGGAACCACCACCATCCCTGCCCCGAAGACGCCTTCGACAGTTCCGAGTAG